One segment of Solanum lycopersicum chromosome 1, SLM_r2.1 DNA contains the following:
- the LOC101259279 gene encoding alpha,alpha-trehalose-phosphate synthase [UDP-forming] 6 has translation MVSRSYSNLLELASGEAPSPSFGRMSRRIPRVMTVAGIMSDLDDDGSESVCSDPSSSSAQKDRIIVVANQLPIRVQRKTDGSKGWLFSWDENSLLLQLKDGLGDDEIEVIYVGCLKEEIHPNEQDEVSQILLETFKCVPTFVPPDLFTKYYHGFCKQQLWPLFHYMLPLSPDLGGRFNRLLWQAYVSVNKIFADRIMEVINPEDDFVWVHDYHLMVLPTFLRKRFNRVKLGFFLHSPFPSSEIYKTLPIREEILRALLNSDLIGFHTFDYARHFLSCCSRMLGISYESKRGYIGLEYYGRTVSIKILPVGIHMGQLQQVLSLPETEAKVAELVQQYNHQGRTLLLGVDDMDIFKGISLKLLAMEQLLLQHPEKQGKVVLVQIANPARGKGKDVQEVQDETNSTVKRINEVFGRPGYQPVILIDKPLKFYERIAYYVVAECCLVTAVRDGMNLIPYEYIISRQGNESLDKVLKLDSSTPKKSMLVVSEFIGCSPSLSGAIRVNPWNIDVVADAMDSALVMPEPEKQLRHEKHYRYVSTHDVGYWARSFLQDLERTCKDHVRRRCWGIGFGLSFRVVALDPNFRKLSMEHIVSAYKRTTTRAILLDYDGTLMPQNAIDKKPSAKTIEIIKSLCRDKNNMVFIVSARSRKTLADWFPTCEKLGIAAEHGYFLRMNQDEEWETCIPEVECCWKEIAEPVMQLYTETTDGSVIEDKETSMVWSYEDADPDFGSCQAKELLDHLESVLANEPVTVKSGQNIVEVKPQGVSKGLVAKRLLNEMQEKGMSPDFVLCIGDDRSDEDMFEVIMSSVSGPSMAPAAEVFACTVGRKPSKAKYYLDDTTEIVRLMQGLASVADQMLPQM, from the exons atggTGTCAAGATCCTATTCCAATCTCTTGGAGCTGGCCTCAGGTGAGGCTCCTTCGCCGTCTTTCGGGCGAATGAGCCGGAGGATTCCACGTGTTATGACCGTCGCTGGGATAATGTCTGATCTGGATGATGATGGATCGGAGAGCGTTTGCTCCGATCCATCATCATCTTCAGCTCAAAAAGATAGGATAATTGTTGTAGCTAATCAGCTGCCAATTAGAGTACAAAGAAAAACTGATGGCAGTAAAGGATGGTTATTCAGCTGGGATGAGAATTCACTTCTTCTCCAGCTGAAAGATGGTTTAGGAGATGATGAAATTGAGGTTATATATGTTGGTTGTCTTAAGGAAGAAATCCACCCGAATGAGCAAGATGAAGTTTCACAAATACTTCTCGAGACATTTAAGTGTGTTCCCACTTTTGTACCTCCTGATCTGTTTACTAAGTACTACCATGGATTTTGTAAGCAGCAGCTTTGGCCTTTGTTCCACTATATGTTGCCCCTTTCGCCTGATCTAGGTGGTCGATTTAATCGATTACTATGGCAGGCTTATGTTTCTGTAAACAAAATTTTTGCTGATAGGATCATGGAAGTGATCAATCCGGAAGATGACTTTGTGTGGGTTCATGACTATCATCTCATGGTACTGCCTACCTTCTTGAGGAAAAGATTCAATAGAGTAAAGCTTGGATTTTTCCTGCATAGCCCTTTTCCTTCTTCCGAGATATATAAAACATTGCCTATTCGTGAAGAAATCTTACGAGCTCTCTTGAATTCGGATTTGATTGGGTTCCACACTTTTGACTATGCGAGGCACTTCCTCTCATGTTGCAGTCGGATGTTAGGCATTTCTTATGAGTCGAAAAGGGGTTACATAGGCCTCGAGTACTACGGCAGGACTGTAAGTATTAAAATTCTGCCAGTGGGTATTCATATGGGGCAGCTTCAGCAAGTCTTGAGTCTCCCTGAGACGGAGGCAAAAGTTGCCGAGCTCGTTCAGCAGTATAATCATCAAGGAAGGACATTGTTGCTTGGAGTTGATGACATGGACATATTTAAAGGCATTAGTTTGAAATTATTGGCAATGGAACAACTTCTATTGCAGCACCCAGAGAAGCAGGGGAAGGTTGTTTTGGTGCAGATAGCCAATCCTGCTAGAGGCAAAGGAAAGGATGTCCAAGAAGTGCAGGACGAAACAAATTCGACAGTGAAGCGAATTAATGAAGTATTTGGAAGGCCTGGATATCAACCAGTTATATTGATTGATAAGCCACTTAAGTTTTATGAAAGGATTGCTTATTATGTTGTTGCGGAGTGTTGCCTGGTCACTGCTGTCAGGGATGGCATGAACCTTATACCATACGAGTATATAATTAGTCGTCAAGGAAATGAGAGTCTGGATAAGGTTCTGAAACTGGACTCTTCTACACCAAAGAAGAGCATGTTAGTTGTGTCTGAGTTTATTGGGTGTTCTCCCTCTTTGAGCGGAGCAATCCGAGTGAATCCATGGAACATTGATGTAGTTGCCGACGCAATGGACTCTGCTTTAGTAATGCCTGAGCCAGAGAAGCAACTTAGGCATGAGAAACATTACAGATATGTTAGCACCCATGATGTTGGATACTGGGCTCGCAGTTTCTTACAAGATTTGGAGAGAACATGCAAGGATCATGTGAGACGAAGATGTTGGGGTATTGGATTTGGCTTAAGTTTCAGAGTTGTTGCACTTGATCCGAATTTTAGGAAGCTTTCAATGGAGCATATAGTTTCAGCATATAAAAGGACAACAACCAGGGCAATCCTTCTGGACTACGATGGAACTTTGATGCCTCAAAATGCAATTGATAAGAAACCAAGTGCTAAAACCATTGAAATCATCAAATCTTTGTGCAGAGACAAGAACAATATGGTGTTCATCGTCAGTGCTAGAAGCCGAAAGACGCTAGCTGACTGGTTTCCAACTTGTGAGAAACTTGGTATTGCAGCTGAGCATGGATACTTCTTGAG GATGAATCAAGATGAAGAATGGGAAACATGTATACCAGAAGTAGAATGTTGTTGGAAAGAAATTGCTGAGCCTGTTATGCAACTTTACACTGAAACTACTGATGGATCGGTTATTGAAGACAAGGAAACATCAATGGTATGGTCTTACGAGGATGCGGATCCTGATTTTGGATCATGTCAGGCTAAAGAACTTCTTGATCACCTTGAAAGTGTGCTGGCTAATGAACCAGTCACTGTCAAGAGTGGACAGAATATAGTGGAAGTTAAGCCCCAG GGTGTAAGCAAAGGGCTCGTTGCCAAGCGCCTCCTTAACGAAATGCAAGAGAAAGGAATGTCACCAGATTTTGTCCTCTGCATAGGAGATGACCGATCAGATGAAGACATGTTTGAGGTGATCATGAGCTCGGTGTCTGGACCGTCCATGGCTCCAGCAGCCGAAGTCTTTGCTTGTACTGTTGGCCGAAAGCCCAGCAAGGCCAAATACTATCTCGATGACACTACCGAGATAGTTAGGCTGATGCAGGGTTTGGCCTCTGTTGCTGACCAAATGTTACCACAGATGTAA
- the LOC101258984 gene encoding MACPF domain-containing protein At1g14780: MSNNNIVEKAIKSLGKGFDLTCDFRLKYCKGNERLVLLNEKLKKELMVPGFGAYENVPIDIKCDKGDRVRFQSDILDFNQMSEYINRRSSVPGKIPSGLFNSMFGFESGSWANDAANTKYLGLDGYFIILFDVHIDRYSLVLDNQVVNDVPSTWDPAALARFIEKYGTHIIVGLSIGGQDVVLVRQDKLSNMEPSQLKNHLDELGDQLFTGICNYCPQQFKSREQKHKAFNIFDPQPNIFSSFPSATTKNGVTVICSKRGGDLTANTHSEWLLTVPSMPDAIAFNFIPITSLLKGVPGKGFLSHAINLYLRYKPPIADLQYFLDFQAHKIWAPIHNDLPLGPTTNRSIRPPAIHFNLMGPKLYVNPTQVIVGKTPVTGIRLYLEGVKCDRLAIHLQHLINTPVLLQDKIDDPLTWRGSEDTPDHRYFEPIQWKKFSHVCTAPVKYDPNWAPYENGFSFIVTGAQLHVKKHDTKSVLHLRLLYSKVSNSCIVQSQWMQCAFESCTKSSSGFLSAISGASSIPGFLSEKPVVVDSGVYPTGPPVPVHTQKLLKFVDTTQLCRGPLDSPGHWLVTGAKLDLERGKICLRVKFSLLNISS, from the exons atgagtaataataatattgtggaGAAGGCAATCAAGAGTTTAGGAAAAGGATTTGATTTAACATGTGATTTTAGACTAAAGTATTGTAAAGGAAATGAAAGGCTTGTGTTACtaaatgaaaaattgaagaaagagTTGATGGTGCCTGGTTTTGGAGCTTATGAAAATGTACCAATTGATATTAAGTGTGATAAAGGTGATAGAGTTAGATTTCAATCTGATATTCTTGATTTTAATCAG ATGTCTGAATATATAAATAGGAGAAGTTCAGTGCCTGGAAAAATACCATCTGGACTGTTTAATTCAATGTTTGGATTTGAGAGTGGTTCATGGGCTAATGATGCAGCAAATACAAAGTATTTGGGGCTTGATGGttatttcatcatattattTGATGTTCATATTGATAGATATTCACTTGTTTTGGATAATCAAGTTGTTAATGATGTTCCTTCCACTTGGGATCCTGCAGCACTTGCAAG GTTTATTGAAAAATATGGTACACACATAATAGTGGGGTTAAGTATTGGAGGACAAGATGTGGTCCTAGTGAGGCAAGACAAATTATCAAACATGGAACCATCACAACTCAAGAACCACTTGGATGAACTTGGTGATCAATTATTCACTGGCATTTGCAACTATTGTCCACAACAATTCAAATCAAGAGAACAAAAACATAAG gcattcaatatttttgatccaCAACCCAACATCTTTAGCAGCTTTCCATCAGCAACAACCAAAAAT GGTGTAACTGTGATATGTTCAAAAAGAGGTGGAGATTTAACAGCAAATACACATAGTGAATGGCTTCTAACAGTGCCTTCAATGCCAGATGCTATTGCCTTTAACTTCATTCCTATTACTTCACTTCTCAAAGGTGTTCCTGGCAAGGGCTTTTTATCACATGCTATCAACCTTTATCTTAGAT ATAAGCCACCCATAGCAGATTTGCAATATTTTCTGGATTTTCAAGCCCACAAAATTTGGGCTCCTATTCACAATGATCTTCCTTTAGGCCCAACTACAAATAGGTCCATTAGACCTCCAGCCATTCATTTCAATTTGATGGGCCCAAAGCTATATGTAAACCCAACTCAG GTAATAGTTGGGAAGACACCTGTAACTGGAATACGACTTTATCTTGAAGGAGTAAAGTGTGATAG GCTGGCCATACATTTACAACACTTGATAAACACTCCAGTACTCCTACAAGACAAAATAGACGATCCGCTGACGTGGCGCGGGTCCGAAGACACACCCGACCATCGATATTTCGAACCCATCCAGTGGAAAAAATTCTCACACGTATGCACGGCTCCTGTAAAGTACGATCCGAATTGGGCACCATACGAAAATGGCTTTAGTTTCATCGTTACGGGTGCTCAACTCCACGTTAAAAAACACGATACAAAGAGTGTCTTACATCTCAGATTGTTATATTCTAAAGTTTCTAACTCATGTATCGTGCAGTCTCAGTGGATGCAATGTGCCTTTGAGAGTTGCACGAAATCATCATCGGGTTTTTTATCAGCTATTAGTGGTGCATCCTCGATTCCCGGGTTTTTATCCGAAAAACCGGTGGTGGTGGACTCGGGTGTGTACCCGACGGGCCCACCGGTGCCGGTGCATACCCAAAAGCTACTTAAATTTGTGGATACAACACAATTGTGTAGAGGCCCATTGGATAGTCCAGGTCATTGGTTGGTTACCGGGGCAAAATTGGACTTGGAAAgagggaaaatttgcttgcgtGTTAAATTTTCCTTGCTAAATATCTCTTCTTAA
- the LOC101245689 gene encoding loganic acid O-methyltransferase-like, with amino-acid sequence MTTSFPMNGGDAVYSYSKNSQIQREVLDGAKEMMKEAIIKNLDIKNMFTYSSNTFNIIELGCSIGPNTFNSMQHIVQVVKEKCHDNNLEFQVFFNDHVNNDFNTLFRSLPIDRSYYACGVPGSFHGRLFPSRSIHFAHSSCAIHWLSKVPKELLDEKTLAWNKGLIHYVGASSIVVNAYVAQFEKDMEMFFNARAEEIVPGGMMVILSPFSGYRYLNFFGSTLMDLVNEGMLDESLVDSFNVPVYFPSIEDMTKVVEKNNFFSIERIELTYPKSKLVDEADAKTLIINLTAVLQQVFINHFGNEITEETFTRTILKSEEISAWMKINYEKACQLFVALKRK; translated from the exons ATGACAACATCTTTCCCTATGAATGGTGGTGATGCTGTTTATAGCTACTCCAAAAACTCCCAAATACAG AGAGAAGTGTTAGATGGTGCAAAGGAGATGATGAAAGAagcaattattaaaaatcttgaCATCAAAAACATGTTTACTTATTCTTCAAACACATTTAATATTATAGAGTTGGGATGTTCAATTGGACCAAACACATTCAACTCAATGCAACATATTGTACAAGTTGTAAAGGAAAAGTGCCATGATAACAATCTTGAATTCCAAGTATTTTTCAATGATCATGTCAACAATGATTTCAACACCCTCTTTCGATCACTCCCTATCGATCGATCCTACTATGCATGTGGAGTTCCAGGATCTTTTCATGGTAGATTATTTCCATCGCGATCCATACATTTTGCACATTCTTCTTGTGCTATACATTGGTTATCTAAGGTTCCAAAAGAATTGTTAGATGAAAAAACCCTAGCATGGAATAAGGGATTGATTCACTATGTTGGTGCATCAAGTATTGTAGTGAATGCTTATGTTGCTCAATTTGAAAAGGACATGGAAATGTTCTTTAATGCAAGAGCTGAGGAAATTGTCCCTGGAGGAATGATGGTGATTCTTTCACCATTTTCGGGTTATCGTTACCTCAATTTTTTTGGCTCTACTCTTATGGATTTGGTAAATGAG GGAATGCTAGATGAATCTCTAGTTGACTCATTCAATGTGCCAGTGTATTTTCCCTCTATTGAAGACATGACTAAAGTGgtggagaaaaataatttttttagcattGAGAGAATAGAATTAACATATCCTAAATCAAAACTTGTGGATGAGGCTGATGCAAAGACTTTAATTATAAACCTAACAGCTGTTTTACAACAAGTTTTTATCAATCATTTTGGGAATGAAATAACAGAAGAAACTTTTACAAGGACTATACTCAAAAGTGAAGAGATCTCAGCAtggatgaaaataaattatgaaaaagcaTGTCAATTATTTGTTGCTTTAAAGcggaaataa